Within Vicia villosa cultivar HV-30 ecotype Madison, WI linkage group LG1, Vvil1.0, whole genome shotgun sequence, the genomic segment ACTTCTCTGGTTCATCGTCTTCGACTCACATTCCACCGCctccaccaccacctccaccacAGCCATTTCTCTACTCTTCCCCTTCGCGTCCAGTTTCATTTCCATCACACGTGATTCCTCATCATCCAATGAACGAATATCACGTCGGACACGTGATGAGTAGCAGCCACAGTCACCACCAGCAGCAGTATGGTGGACATGGACAACACAACTTTGGCGGAGGTGAGTCGAATTACACGTGCATAGGTGCACCGGTTGGACAAGGCTTTAGTGGCGGTGGTAATGGTAATGGTGGTGGTGGGAAGGATCATCATAATCATCAAGAGGAAGGAGTAGGAGGAGGAGGAGGGTTGAACTGGGGAAGAAGCTATGCAGGAACAACACAGCAGCATCGTTTGGATAGTCATTCAGCAGCGATCAATCGGTTTCAAGATGGTTTCTAATGAGAGTGAGAGAGATTCTTTATGAGATTGTGTTCTGTTCAATGATAACAACAAAATGTGACAGATGCAGGTGTAGTGATGATGAGTcatcagagagagagagaaagggtttggtttggttttattttggtttttatgTTAAATTTTTCTATAAGAAAAACAGCTTTTGAGATCATTCACACTCTCAGCTACTTTGGCTTGGAGCTGTGGGAATTTGTATGGGAATTAACAACAACTTTCATATCAACTCAaacttttctattttctatttgcATTTTAATTCTATCTTCTTTAGACCATGTACAATGGGTGTGTTTAGTTGAACTCAACATGCAAAATCTCTTTCAATGGGTGTTTAGAGTAGTGTTGAGTGTGAGGTGGAAGAGAGAggtgttgagaaaactcaacacaaTTGAGTCTGACACGTGGCTGTTTGTGACTGGCTGGtcagatttttatccatttaatactttaaactcaattatttcgttgcaaattattttttttatttttattttttttaccaaaattcatgatttttttttctctataaatagagacttggttcatttgatttggacacagaaaaaaaaccaagtttttcactatcttaatcttattattatctttctattagtgtttattttgaagttaagtgttttttttagtgaaatggaATGTTTCGTGATTGAATTATttgtgtgttgtattgcattttaaattatttgtatcgtactaattacgttacttatgtgttgtattgcattttaaattatttgtaacgTACTAATTATGTTACTTGtgtgttgtattttaatttaatttaatatgatttgtatcgtatccaattatttaaataaatttgtttttattataaaaaattaaaaaataaattgttaagtatttattattttaatttaattttaatcgataattgtaattttatgtaatcataaaaataaaaataaattttaaataagaatatgaaaataaaaagtggtggggtagggtgttgagtgaaaaaccattggagaaggtaaaagttgaatgagtgttgagttattagatggaagagagagaaaatgatgtggagtgttgggagttgaaaaagtgagtgttgagtgttgaaaccattgtaaatggtcttatgCATGATAGCTTATTTGTAAATTTTAATTCAACAAATATTATTAGATTAGACGCAATCACTAAAAGGTTTAAATTTAAGTTGTCATGATTGTGTTTAAGGTTTTagtaatttgattaaaaaaatatattataataaaacttaaaagAAATCCGTGTTTTcaacattattttatatttatattttttaggtaaaaataatttgaaatttatatttatttttaaaaaatgaataaataaaaaatgataccATTTAAATGATTAGAAGATAAATATCATAAAGCACTAGCAATTAGGTATGACAAAATAGGTAACATGCCCGTTTTATCAGTATGTTGACGATTCAAAATTGTTGCCTGTTGGCATGTATTTTCTAATGTATTCGTcctacctctcatttttttcacacttttgcaggtattgaaataaacataaattttatatttttaaacttaaaagaTGCAGCGTCAGTGATCCTCTTCACCCTCATTTTGTACTTAACAGGTTAAAATTTTGAACTCACTCCCTCAACTATGTCTACACGCTCaattagggatgtcaacttgtcTCTGTTAGCGGGGATCCCCGTGGGAATTCTCCGTTTGGGGCCTTAAAGACAGGGAATTTTCCCtctgcggggatggggaacaaagtctccccgaaggcacttcagggacgggggtggcgtaaatatcccccgccccgtggagtcTCTGCCCCGCTTAAAATAAcataatgtccttaatttatatataattttaaattattatgtagatttatttgtcatttcatataattaatcttatacacaattttaaaatatatatggatcgttagtaaaagagtgagatctgaatgattatttcaatttttttactttaaaattttGGTGATCATGATactttatattatagattaaatattgttaaaacaatatacTTATCATAAAgaaataatttctaaatttcttgtAGTTAGTTTTTGAaccttttactattaatttgatttaaaataataaataaaaaatcatgtttatggatcTCCGCACGAACCTTAGGGATCCGTGGAgacggggatggggaacaaaATTCCTCCGTAGCGGAGATTCGAAGCGGGGATGGGAAATAGATTCgagggcggggattgtgatgggaatgtatcctccgtccccgccccgccccattgacatccctacgcTTAATTTCATATTTTTTGCGAATTTTCGTGAGACAAACATATCCATTTGTCACCCAATTTAGTATATAAGtcgattaattttttttttaatggctATCTCTTCCAATTAATGTTTTTAGAGTATGTATAAAAGCAAAAATAATTTCTCTCTTCACCATTTAATCTCAAATAATTTATGGACACTATAATTACGAGATATTTACTTGACActcataaaataatatttaacacaaactcaaatttatttattttaaaaaaaaaaaaaatttaaaaataaaattaactcaaatttatatttatcaattttaaaaaaatttattaatattttataattttctaaCTATATTTATCAATATAGTCAGAAATTCAATCTTTGTCTCTCTTACTCTCACTTCCTGTAATTATTCGAACCAAATTTGGAATTTTCTACTTTCTTGAAATGCTTTTAGTCTCCATGTCACACCATGTTTGCACCATTAGGGTAATAggacagagagagagagatatactTAGAATCCTCTTGAGTTGAGACTTGACACAACCATTTTGTTTCATTGAATGATATTGCTACCTAAATAGGAGGATCGATATTAACCAAATTGTTCCATGTAACtataaattaatagttaaaaacTAATTCTATCTAAAATACAAAATAACTTGCATTATTAGAAAGTTTatgctatattttttatttgtttaatttgtaCATATCGAACAAAACTTCAACTCATGGTGTCAGTTCAGCTGGATCGAACAGCTTCTTACGAATATTGAAGCAGCTTTAGAGGAATATATACTCTTCCTAAGTGAAATAGGTGTATATTCAACATTATTGTATACAGTAAAACACGTGTAAATTTGGATATTCAAATCATTCATGTATGTTTTCCCTTCTTTAGTTCATATTCTTTGACGTATTCATCAtccaataatgtttttttttttttttggaaatacgtACTGTTTTTTAAtaggaaaaacacttaaaatatagaaaaaaatatatatttctaacACTAAAAATTGGAATATTGCTTTAagatgtaatttaaaaaaaaaatgattcaaCCTTCTGCACACAATATCGGTCCAATCGCCATAAATTATTATTCTTTAAGAGTTTCTCGTGATATTGCACAGGTGGATCAGCCTCACGCATCACTACATAGGAGTACATCTCCCTTTCATTTTGAGTCAGTCACTATCATTTAATAGTAGTTACTAGTTCATGAGAATGGAAGAAAATGGAGTGGAAAC encodes:
- the LOC131610004 gene encoding zinc finger protein JAGGED-like, coding for MRPQGNPLDLNNLPDEYSRDHGKQLLEDTDPPGCRKKKNGGKEGKEECGKVYECRFCSLKFCKSQALGGHMNRHRQERETETLNHARQLVFRNDHNIAPQPPSHLVGCCPPPIATGGYIPANTMGVDPTMPPRFPRYFSGSSSSTHIPPPPPPPPPQPFLYSSPSRPVSFPSHVIPHHPMNEYHVGHVMSSSHSHHQQQYGGHGQHNFGGGESNYTCIGAPVGQGFSGGGNGNGGGGKDHHNHQEEGVGGGGGLNWGRSYAGTTQQHRLDSHSAAINRFQDGF